Proteins from one Mesorhizobium sp. M9A.F.Ca.ET.002.03.1.2 genomic window:
- a CDS encoding LacI family DNA-binding transcriptional regulator: MTRPRSRRGGGRPTIADVARRAGVGAITVSRALREPERVSEDLRRQIQAAVDELGYLPDPNARALASARAEVFGVLVPSLTNSVFAEVLRGIYDSLSDSSFRIQLGNTHYSGLEEERLLQVFGPQRPAALIVAGIDQTPTSRRLLETAGCPVVQVMETGPDPVDMMVGFSHFDGGRAATVHMIEMGYRRIGFIGARMDPRSQRRLAGYRAAMEAAGLFDARLVTTTPVPSSVTLGRELFRDALAKAPTLDGVFCNNDDIALGVLFECHRASIAVPKTIGITGFNDLDMMEVAFPSITSIRTPRYEIGRRAVAMALAAIAGKRPQEPVVDLGFELKRRESTAR, translated from the coding sequence GTGACCAGACCGCGCTCGCGCCGCGGCGGCGGCCGTCCGACGATCGCCGATGTCGCGCGCAGGGCCGGCGTCGGCGCCATCACCGTCTCGCGCGCCTTGCGCGAGCCGGAGCGTGTTTCGGAGGATCTGCGCCGCCAGATCCAGGCGGCCGTCGATGAACTCGGCTATCTGCCCGACCCGAATGCGCGGGCGCTGGCTTCGGCGCGCGCCGAGGTCTTTGGCGTGCTGGTGCCTTCGCTCACCAACAGCGTCTTTGCCGAAGTGCTGCGCGGCATCTATGACAGCCTGTCGGACAGCTCCTTCCGCATCCAGCTCGGCAACACCCATTATTCCGGCCTTGAGGAGGAACGGCTGCTGCAAGTGTTCGGTCCCCAGCGCCCGGCCGCGCTGATCGTGGCGGGCATCGACCAGACACCAACATCGCGAAGACTGCTCGAGACGGCCGGCTGCCCTGTGGTCCAGGTCATGGAGACCGGGCCCGATCCGGTCGACATGATGGTGGGCTTCTCGCATTTCGACGGGGGCAGGGCGGCGACCGTGCACATGATCGAAATGGGCTATCGCCGCATCGGCTTCATCGGCGCCCGCATGGACCCGCGCTCGCAGCGGCGTCTGGCCGGCTATCGCGCGGCAATGGAGGCGGCCGGCCTGTTCGACGCGCGGCTGGTCACCACCACGCCGGTGCCGTCCAGCGTGACGCTCGGGCGCGAACTGTTCCGCGATGCGCTGGCCAAGGCGCCGACGCTCGACGGGGTTTTCTGCAACAATGACGACATCGCGCTCGGCGTATTGTTCGAGTGCCACCGCGCCTCGATCGCCGTGCCGAAGACGATCGGCATCACCGGCTTCAACGATCTCGACATGATGGAAGTGGCCTTTCCGTCGATCACCAGCATCCGGACGCCTCGCTACGAGATCGGCCGGCGGGCGGTCGCCATGGCGCTTGCGGCGATTGCCGGCAAGCGGCCGCAAGAGCCGGTCGTCGACCTCGGCTTCGAACTCAAGCGCCGCGAGAGCACGGCCCGCTGA
- a CDS encoding MFS transporter, whose protein sequence is MTTTVSSQASSRGIDSAYAWMRLGISVLLATIGGVGMWAVVVVLPAVQAEFGVDRAAASMPYTATMVGFAAGNVLVGRAIDRMGYWIPALIASVALGAGFLLASLTTSILQFTLAQGILIGVGTSAIFGPLIVDISHWFNRRRGVAVTAAAAGSYLAGTIWPVAMPYVMRAEGWRFTYAAIGVVCLATMVPLILLLRRGAPRAAAPGSPGSRPVQPISLSPAALQVLLVVAGLGCCVAMSMPQVHIVAYCMDLGYGVARGADMLSIMMAAGVVSRLASGFLADRIGGVKTLLIGSVLQGLSLLLYIPFDGLASLYVVSLVFGLSQGGIVPCYAIIVREYMPAKEAGQRVGIVIMATIFGMAIGGWMSGWIYDLTGSYAAAFLNGIAWNLLNVAAMVLLLWKARRSAAAMA, encoded by the coding sequence TTGACCACAACCGTCTCCAGCCAGGCAAGCAGCCGCGGCATCGACAGCGCCTATGCCTGGATGCGGCTCGGTATTTCGGTGCTTTTGGCGACGATCGGCGGCGTCGGCATGTGGGCGGTCGTCGTGGTGCTGCCCGCCGTGCAGGCCGAATTCGGCGTCGATCGGGCGGCCGCGTCGATGCCCTATACCGCGACCATGGTCGGCTTCGCCGCCGGCAACGTGCTGGTCGGCCGCGCCATCGACCGCATGGGCTACTGGATCCCGGCGCTCATTGCCTCGGTGGCGCTCGGCGCCGGTTTCCTGCTGGCGTCGCTGACCACGTCGATCCTGCAATTCACCCTTGCCCAGGGGATTTTGATCGGCGTCGGTACATCGGCGATCTTCGGGCCGCTGATTGTCGACATCTCGCACTGGTTCAACCGCCGGCGCGGCGTCGCGGTGACGGCTGCCGCCGCCGGCAGCTATCTCGCCGGGACGATCTGGCCGGTGGCCATGCCCTATGTCATGCGGGCCGAAGGCTGGCGCTTCACCTACGCTGCGATCGGAGTCGTCTGCCTCGCGACGATGGTGCCGCTGATCCTGCTGCTAAGGCGCGGCGCGCCACGTGCCGCCGCTCCCGGATCGCCCGGCAGCCGGCCGGTCCAGCCGATCTCGCTGTCGCCGGCAGCTCTGCAGGTGCTGCTCGTCGTCGCCGGCCTTGGCTGCTGCGTGGCGATGTCGATGCCGCAGGTCCATATCGTCGCCTATTGCATGGACCTCGGCTACGGCGTGGCGCGGGGCGCCGACATGCTGTCGATCATGATGGCGGCGGGCGTCGTCAGCCGGCTGGCGTCCGGCTTTCTCGCCGACCGCATCGGCGGCGTGAAAACCCTGCTGATCGGCTCGGTGCTGCAAGGCCTGTCGCTGTTGCTCTACATCCCCTTCGACGGGCTCGCCTCGCTTTACGTGGTCTCGCTGGTCTTCGGCCTGTCGCAAGGCGGTATCGTGCCTTGCTATGCCATCATCGTGCGCGAATACATGCCCGCCAAAGAGGCCGGCCAGCGCGTCGGCATCGTCATAATGGCGACCATCTTCGGCATGGCGATCGGCGGCTGGATGTCGGGCTGGATCTACGACCTGACCGGCTCCTACGCCGCCGCGTTCCTCAACGGCATTGCCTGGAACCTGCTGAATGTAGCGGCTATGGTGCTGCTTTTGTGGAAGGCGCGACGCAGCGCCGCGGCGATGGCCTGA
- a CDS encoding DUF3175 domain-containing protein, with the protein MTAKRKWSAEVTEHSDALDLEQHVFESHDPKKIAASLKRSAEHSERRKAEPFQSAMSMLNFYINRAGKNLPATQKKVLEDAKDELRAAFGRPREG; encoded by the coding sequence ATGACCGCGAAAAGGAAATGGTCTGCCGAGGTGACCGAGCACAGCGATGCGCTGGATCTCGAGCAACATGTTTTCGAATCCCACGACCCCAAAAAGATCGCGGCCTCGCTCAAGCGATCGGCCGAGCACAGCGAGCGGCGCAAGGCCGAGCCGTTCCAGTCCGCCATGTCGATGCTGAATTTCTACATCAACCGCGCCGGCAAGAACCTGCCGGCCACGCAGAAGAAAGTGCTGGAGGACGCCAAGGACGAACTGCGCGCCGCATTTGGGCGTCCGAGAGAAGGATAG
- a CDS encoding FadR/GntR family transcriptional regulator produces the protein MRDGKPNTGKTPAKAASAERPAAARRAPAGVRRADAARMPGSSVHASLANEIGLRIVRGDYPPGTILPNEAKWSETFNVSRSAVREAIKMLMAKSLLASRPKIGSWVEPKERWNLLDRDVLAWYATSPDREVFLKTVQEFRHIIEPEATAFAAMRRTDEQMAEISRACREMGEATTLQERTRADTRFHLAILRASGNDLLVPLGVLIESAFDHLFAYTTRELDDLQHAQKLHEAIERNIRLQRPDAARNAVRKLLANTDGVIKSR, from the coding sequence ATGCGGGACGGGAAGCCGAACACGGGAAAAACACCGGCCAAGGCGGCGTCCGCCGAGCGCCCGGCCGCCGCTCGCCGTGCCCCGGCCGGCGTTCGCCGTGCCGACGCTGCGCGTATGCCTGGATCGAGCGTGCATGCGTCGCTGGCCAACGAGATCGGCCTCAGAATCGTGCGCGGCGACTATCCGCCGGGAACCATCCTGCCCAACGAAGCCAAATGGTCGGAGACCTTCAATGTCAGCCGCTCGGCGGTGCGCGAAGCGATCAAGATGCTGATGGCCAAGAGCCTGCTTGCCTCGCGCCCGAAGATCGGCAGCTGGGTCGAGCCGAAAGAACGCTGGAACCTGCTCGATCGTGACGTGCTGGCGTGGTACGCGACATCGCCCGACCGCGAGGTGTTCCTGAAAACCGTGCAGGAATTCCGCCACATCATCGAGCCCGAAGCGACGGCTTTCGCCGCCATGCGGCGCACGGACGAGCAGATGGCCGAGATCAGCCGGGCCTGCCGGGAAATGGGCGAGGCGACGACGCTGCAGGAGCGCACCCGCGCCGACACGCGTTTTCATCTCGCCATCCTGCGCGCCTCGGGCAACGATCTCCTGGTGCCGCTCGGCGTGCTGATCGAATCGGCTTTCGATCATCTGTTCGCCTATACGACGCGGGAACTGGATGATCTGCAGCACGCGCAGAAGCTGCACGAGGCGATCGAGAGAAACATCCGCCTGCAGCGGCCGGATGCGGCACGCAACGCGGTGCGCAAGCTGCTGGCCAATACCGACGGCGTCATCAAATCGAGGTAA
- a CDS encoding NAD(P)-dependent oxidoreductase, whose translation MTKRIMFTGGSGKAGRHVVQYLVEQGCQVLNIDTKPLDNPKVRTLITDITDSGQVFNALSSYMGLHEFDPSLRAQPVDAVVHFAAIPRIMITPDNEVFRINALGTYNVIEAAVKLGIRKVVIASSETTYGLVFANEPRDPTHFPLDEEYDVDPMDSYALSKIVNEKTARAFALRSGIDIYALRIGNVIEPHEYSLFPKWFADPGFRKRIAWSYVDARDLGQITLRAIEKDGLGYQVFNAANDDTSSDLPTAELLKRFYPDVPVKGELGEYETLLSNRKARDVLGFRPEHSWRKYVKTA comes from the coding sequence ATGACGAAGCGGATCATGTTCACCGGCGGCAGCGGCAAGGCCGGGCGTCATGTCGTGCAGTATCTGGTCGAGCAGGGCTGCCAGGTGCTCAACATCGACACCAAGCCGCTCGACAATCCCAAGGTGCGCACGCTGATCACCGACATCACCGACAGCGGGCAGGTGTTCAATGCGCTGTCGAGCTATATGGGCCTGCATGAGTTCGACCCGTCGCTGCGCGCGCAGCCAGTCGATGCCGTGGTGCATTTCGCCGCCATCCCGCGCATCATGATCACGCCCGACAACGAGGTGTTCCGCATCAACGCGCTCGGCACCTACAATGTCATCGAGGCGGCGGTGAAACTCGGTATCCGCAAGGTCGTGATCGCCTCCAGCGAGACGACCTATGGGCTGGTCTTCGCCAACGAGCCGCGTGATCCGACGCATTTCCCGCTCGACGAGGAGTACGATGTCGATCCGATGGACAGCTATGCGCTGTCCAAGATCGTCAACGAGAAGACGGCGCGCGCCTTCGCGTTGCGCAGCGGCATCGACATCTATGCCTTGCGCATCGGCAACGTCATCGAGCCGCATGAATATTCGCTGTTTCCGAAATGGTTCGCCGATCCGGGTTTCCGCAAGCGGATCGCCTGGAGCTATGTCGACGCGCGCGACCTCGGCCAGATCACGTTGCGGGCCATCGAGAAGGACGGGCTCGGCTATCAGGTGTTCAACGCCGCCAATGATGACACGTCATCCGACCTGCCGACGGCTGAACTCTTGAAGCGGTTTTATCCCGATGTGCCGGTCAAGGGCGAACTCGGCGAATACGAGACGCTGCTCTCCAACCGCAAGGCGCGGGATGTGCTCGGTTTTCGTCCGGAGCATAGCTGGCGGAAGTACGTCAAGACGGCCTGA
- a CDS encoding NAD(P)-dependent oxidoreductase — MTTTAASEKIGFIGLGLMGHGIAKNIVDKGYSLTFLGRKNRAPAEDLLGRGAKEAATSRDVAAASDIVFICVTGSREVEAIIRGPGGLKEGLKKGSVVVDCSTSDPTSTVALAAELKALGVDYVDAPLSRTPKEAWEGTLDAMVGASDAVFARLKPVLDTWAGRIVHIGDTGDGHRMKLLNNFISLGYAAIYSEALALAEKVGISPPRFDSVIRNGRMDCGFYQTFMRWTLEGDRDAHKFTIANAFKDLTYLESMAGAAGIANPLGNATKNAFAGAFAAGPADQYVPMLATHIGKVNGVDLTPTKDRKKQ; from the coding sequence ATGACCACGACTGCCGCGAGCGAAAAGATCGGCTTCATCGGCCTTGGCCTGATGGGCCACGGAATCGCGAAGAACATCGTCGACAAGGGCTATTCCCTGACGTTTCTCGGCCGCAAGAACCGCGCTCCGGCGGAAGACCTGCTCGGCCGGGGCGCGAAGGAAGCGGCGACCTCGCGCGACGTGGCGGCGGCATCCGATATCGTCTTCATCTGCGTCACCGGCTCGCGCGAGGTCGAAGCCATCATCCGCGGACCCGGCGGCCTCAAGGAGGGCCTGAAAAAGGGCTCGGTCGTCGTCGATTGCTCGACCTCGGACCCAACCTCGACCGTGGCGCTTGCAGCCGAACTCAAGGCGCTCGGCGTCGACTATGTCGACGCTCCGCTCAGCCGCACGCCGAAGGAGGCCTGGGAAGGCACGCTCGACGCCATGGTCGGCGCGTCCGACGCGGTCTTTGCCCGGCTGAAGCCGGTGCTCGACACCTGGGCCGGACGCATCGTCCATATCGGCGACACCGGCGACGGCCACCGCATGAAGCTGCTCAACAATTTCATCTCGCTCGGCTACGCGGCGATCTATTCGGAGGCGCTGGCGCTGGCCGAGAAGGTCGGCATCTCGCCGCCGCGTTTCGACAGTGTCATCCGCAACGGCCGCATGGATTGCGGCTTCTACCAGACCTTCATGCGCTGGACGCTTGAAGGCGACCGCGACGCCCACAAATTCACCATCGCCAACGCCTTCAAGGACCTCACCTATCTCGAATCGATGGCGGGTGCCGCCGGCATCGCCAACCCGCTCGGCAATGCCACCAAGAACGCCTTCGCCGGCGCCTTCGCCGCCGGGCCGGCCGATCAATATGTGCCGATGCTGGCGACCCATATCGGCAAGGTCAACGGCGTCGACCTGACGCCGACCAAGGATAGGAAAAAGCAGTGA
- a CDS encoding FadR/GntR family transcriptional regulator, translating to MSHARPNKRLTKVKALAKVKAPAKDKAPAKVRAPAARPAGARRADAALIPGSSVHASLANEIGLRIVRGDYPPGTILPNEAKWSETFDVSRSAVREAIKMLMAKSLLASRPKIGSWVEPKERWNLLDRDVLAWYATAPDREMFLRTVQEFRHIIEPEASAFAAIRHSDEQMAEISQACREMGEAATLPERTRADTRFHLAILRASGNDLLVPLGVLIESALDHLFVFVTLQTSDQRRAQSLHEAIEKNIRLRRPAAARNAVHRLLANTDDVIGRSRR from the coding sequence ATGTCGCACGCAAGACCAAATAAGCGACTTACCAAGGTCAAGGCACTGGCCAAGGTCAAGGCACCGGCCAAGGACAAGGCACCAGCCAAGGTGAGGGCCCCGGCCGCCCGTCCGGCCGGCGCTCGCCGTGCCGACGCAGCGCTGATCCCCGGATCGAGCGTGCATGCGTCGCTGGCCAACGAGATCGGTCTCAGGATCGTGCGCGGCGACTATCCGCCGGGAACCATCCTGCCCAACGAAGCCAAATGGTCGGAGACCTTCGACGTCAGCCGCTCGGCGGTGCGCGAGGCGATCAAGATGCTGATGGCCAAGAGCCTGCTCGCCTCGCGCCCCAAGATCGGCAGCTGGGTCGAGCCGAAAGAACGCTGGAACCTGCTCGATCGTGACGTGCTGGCCTGGTACGCGACCGCACCCGACCGCGAAATGTTCCTGCGCACCGTCCAGGAATTCCGCCACATCATCGAGCCGGAAGCCAGCGCCTTTGCCGCGATCCGGCACAGCGACGAGCAGATGGCCGAGATCAGCCAGGCCTGCCGGGAGATGGGCGAGGCGGCAACGCTGCCGGAGCGCACCCGCGCCGACACGCGTTTCCATCTCGCCATCCTGCGCGCCTCGGGCAACGATCTCCTGGTGCCGCTCGGCGTGCTGATCGAATCGGCGCTCGACCATCTGTTCGTCTTCGTCACACTCCAGACCAGCGACCAGCGGCGGGCACAGTCACTGCATGAGGCGATCGAAAAGAACATCCGTCTCAGGCGCCCGGCGGCCGCAAGGAATGCCGTGCACAGGCTGCTCGCCAACACCGACGACGTTATCGGGCGGTCGCGGCGGTGA
- a CDS encoding sugar-binding protein gives MRKSLLLAAVAMLALGAGPALAKKQLVIVVKGLDNPFFEAIHQGCEKWNSENASSEYECFYTGPASTSDEAGEAQIVQDMLSKPDTVAMAISPSNAPLIAQTIKSANPSIPIMTLDADLAKEDAALRKTYLGTDNYLMGFKIGEYIKKGKPDGGKICTIEGNPAADNILRRAQGMRDALSGQKDLPALAGEGGWTEVAGCPVFTNDDGAKGVQAMTDILAANPDLDAFGIMGGWPLFGAPQPYRDLFKPMAEKIASNEFVIGAADTIGDEVAIAREGLVTALVGQRPFEMGYKAPSVMIDLIEGKPVEDPVFTGLDECTKDTVDTCIQK, from the coding sequence ATGAGGAAATCACTATTGCTCGCTGCCGTCGCCATGTTGGCGTTGGGTGCCGGGCCGGCTTTGGCCAAGAAACAGCTCGTCATCGTGGTCAAGGGTCTCGACAATCCATTCTTCGAGGCCATCCACCAGGGCTGCGAGAAGTGGAACTCGGAAAACGCCAGCTCGGAATATGAGTGCTTCTACACCGGACCGGCATCGACCTCCGACGAGGCCGGCGAAGCCCAGATCGTCCAGGACATGCTGAGCAAGCCGGACACGGTGGCGATGGCCATTTCGCCGTCCAACGCGCCGCTGATCGCGCAGACGATCAAAAGCGCCAATCCGTCGATCCCGATCATGACCCTCGACGCCGACCTTGCCAAGGAAGATGCGGCGCTGCGCAAGACCTATCTCGGCACCGACAATTATCTGATGGGCTTCAAGATCGGCGAGTACATCAAGAAGGGCAAGCCGGATGGTGGCAAGATCTGCACCATTGAAGGCAATCCAGCGGCCGACAACATCCTGCGCCGCGCCCAGGGCATGCGCGACGCGCTTTCAGGCCAGAAGGATCTCCCGGCGCTGGCCGGCGAGGGCGGCTGGACCGAGGTCGCAGGCTGCCCGGTGTTCACCAATGACGACGGCGCCAAGGGCGTGCAGGCGATGACCGATATCCTCGCCGCCAATCCCGACCTCGACGCCTTCGGCATCATGGGCGGCTGGCCGCTGTTCGGCGCGCCGCAGCCCTATCGCGACCTGTTCAAGCCGATGGCCGAGAAGATCGCCAGCAACGAGTTCGTCATCGGCGCCGCCGATACGATCGGTGACGAAGTGGCGATTGCCCGTGAAGGTCTGGTGACCGCACTGGTCGGCCAGCGGCCGTTCGAGATGGGCTACAAGGCGCCCTCGGTGATGATCGACCTGATCGAAGGCAAGCCCGTCGAGGATCCGGTCTTCACCGGTCTCGACGAGTGCACCAAGGATACGGTCGACACCTGCATCCAGAAGTAG
- a CDS encoding ATP-binding cassette domain-containing protein, whose translation MAVLELTNISKHFGAIQAVNDVSLSIEAGQVVGLMGDNGAGKSTLVKMIAGNFPPSHGTMQMDGKELVLHKPVEARQHGIEIVHQDLALCNNLTAAANVYLGRELRRGVGPFRILDYAAMYKRAGQIFAELKSETRPRDLVKQMSGGQRQAVAIARTMLSQAKIVLMDEPTAAISVRQVAEVLNLIRHLRDQGIAVVLISHRMPDVFDVAERVIVMRRGRKVADKTIASSSPEEVTGLITGAIEQV comes from the coding sequence GTGGCGGTTCTCGAACTCACCAACATCTCGAAACATTTCGGCGCCATCCAGGCGGTCAACGACGTGTCGCTGTCGATCGAGGCCGGACAGGTGGTCGGCCTGATGGGCGACAACGGCGCCGGCAAGTCGACGCTGGTCAAGATGATCGCCGGCAACTTCCCCCCGAGCCACGGCACGATGCAGATGGACGGCAAGGAGCTGGTCCTGCACAAGCCTGTGGAGGCGCGTCAGCACGGCATCGAGATCGTCCATCAGGACCTGGCGCTGTGCAACAATCTGACGGCCGCCGCCAACGTCTATCTCGGCCGCGAGCTGCGCCGCGGCGTCGGGCCGTTTCGCATCCTCGACTACGCCGCGATGTACAAGCGCGCCGGACAGATCTTCGCCGAGCTGAAATCCGAGACCCGCCCGCGCGACCTGGTCAAGCAGATGTCGGGCGGCCAGCGGCAGGCGGTGGCGATCGCCCGCACCATGCTTTCGCAAGCCAAGATCGTGCTGATGGACGAGCCGACGGCGGCGATCTCGGTCCGGCAGGTCGCCGAAGTGCTGAACCTGATCCGCCATTTGCGCGACCAGGGCATCGCAGTCGTGCTGATCAGCCACCGCATGCCCGACGTCTTCGACGTTGCCGAGCGCGTCATCGTCATGCGGCGCGGCCGCAAGGTCGCCGACAAGACGATCGCGTCGAGTTCGCCCGAGGAAGTCACGGGCTTGATCACCGGCGCCATCGAACAGGTTTGA
- a CDS encoding ABC transporter permease: MAVTLDQTIAQKQHTLLTRVFASQTFWVVIAVILACLFLSVATDSFATTKNLYNITRNVTFVAIVALGMTFVIITGGIDLSVGSVLCLCSMVLAVTMHAGYGIEIGIAASIATALIIGAFNGVLIAYLGFPPFVVTLGMLSIARSLAMVASNNTVVFQFGPDHDKLLALGGGAWVFGIANPVLYTIVLALITGFTLRWTKFGRHIFAIGGNEHAATLTGVPVRQIKVAVYMISALAAGVAGIIQTGWLGAVTTNLGAGMELQVIAATVIGGANLAGGVGTAFGAVVGAALIEVIRNSLGLLGINAFWQGTFIGGAILLAVLFDRIRNFRRND, translated from the coding sequence ATGGCAGTAACTCTTGACCAGACGATCGCGCAGAAACAGCACACTTTGCTGACCAGGGTGTTTGCCAGCCAGACCTTCTGGGTGGTGATCGCGGTCATCCTCGCCTGCCTGTTCCTGTCCGTGGCCACGGATTCCTTCGCCACGACCAAGAACCTCTACAACATCACCCGCAACGTCACCTTCGTCGCCATCGTCGCGCTGGGCATGACCTTCGTCATCATCACCGGCGGCATCGACCTGTCGGTCGGCTCGGTGCTTTGCCTATGTTCGATGGTGCTGGCCGTGACCATGCATGCCGGCTATGGCATCGAGATCGGCATTGCCGCTTCGATCGCGACAGCGCTGATCATCGGCGCCTTCAACGGTGTCTTGATCGCCTATCTTGGCTTTCCGCCCTTCGTGGTGACGCTCGGCATGCTGTCGATCGCGCGCAGCCTAGCCATGGTCGCCTCCAACAACACTGTCGTCTTCCAGTTCGGACCGGACCACGACAAGCTTCTCGCACTGGGCGGCGGCGCCTGGGTGTTCGGCATCGCCAATCCGGTGCTTTACACGATCGTGCTGGCGCTGATCACCGGCTTCACGCTGCGCTGGACGAAGTTCGGCCGGCACATCTTCGCCATTGGCGGCAACGAGCATGCGGCGACGCTGACCGGCGTTCCGGTGCGCCAGATCAAGGTCGCGGTCTACATGATCTCGGCGCTGGCCGCGGGTGTTGCCGGCATCATCCAGACCGGCTGGCTGGGCGCTGTCACCACCAATCTCGGCGCTGGCATGGAGCTTCAGGTGATCGCCGCGACCGTCATCGGCGGCGCCAATCTGGCCGGCGGCGTCGGCACGGCTTTCGGCGCCGTCGTCGGCGCGGCGCTGATCGAGGTGATCCGCAACAGCCTCGGCCTGCTCGGCATCAATGCCTTCTGGCAAGGCACCTTCATTGGCGGCGCCATTCTGCTGGCGGTCCTGTTCGACCGGATCCGCAATTTCAGGCGCAACGATTAA
- a CDS encoding SDR family oxidoreductase has translation MAKTKESLVTKSLFSLDGRLVLITGSGQGIGFALAQGLAGHGASVVLNGRDPDKVGGAVARLRDAGFEAHASIFDVTDFQAVNEDVARIEAEIGAIDILVNNAGVQFRAPLEDFPEDQWERLFKTNVSGAFHAGKAVARHMIPRGRGKIVNIGSVQSELARAGIAPYTATKGAIRNLTRGMCADWAKYGLQINAIAPGYFRTEMNQALVDNPEFSAWLEKRTPAGRWGNVDELIGAAVFLASDASSFVNGHTLYVDGGLTASV, from the coding sequence ATGGCCAAAACAAAAGAGAGCCTGGTGACGAAATCGCTGTTCAGTCTCGACGGGCGGCTGGTGCTGATCACCGGTTCGGGCCAGGGCATCGGCTTTGCCCTGGCGCAGGGCCTTGCCGGGCATGGCGCGAGCGTGGTGCTGAACGGCCGCGACCCGGACAAGGTCGGAGGCGCTGTCGCGCGGCTGCGCGACGCCGGCTTCGAGGCGCATGCGTCGATCTTCGACGTGACGGATTTTCAGGCGGTCAATGAGGACGTTGCCCGGATCGAGGCCGAGATCGGCGCCATCGACATCCTCGTCAACAATGCCGGCGTGCAGTTCCGCGCCCCGCTCGAGGATTTTCCCGAGGATCAGTGGGAGCGCCTGTTCAAGACGAATGTCTCGGGCGCCTTCCACGCCGGCAAGGCGGTGGCGCGGCACATGATCCCGCGCGGCAGGGGCAAGATCGTCAACATCGGTTCGGTGCAGAGCGAACTGGCGAGAGCCGGCATCGCCCCCTATACCGCGACCAAGGGCGCGATCAGGAACCTGACCAGGGGCATGTGCGCCGACTGGGCGAAATACGGCCTGCAGATCAATGCGATCGCACCCGGCTATTTCCGCACCGAGATGAACCAGGCGCTGGTCGACAATCCGGAATTTTCCGCCTGGCTGGAGAAGCGCACGCCGGCCGGGCGCTGGGGCAATGTCGACGAACTGATCGGCGCGGCCGTCTTCCTGGCCTCGGACGCGTCGTCCTTCGTCAATGGCCACACGCTCTATGTCGACGGCGGCCTGACCGCTTCGGTCTAG
- a CDS encoding AraC family transcriptional regulator yields the protein MTEAIRLYWGRFGHVSVLNVASDFVTHAHVEAHIIIWLEGTAGEMTIGRETVRLGPGTAAGINSFQPHSHALSRDGTPGLFLAFYIDPDWARRRRDLPSSAPLFSAPAITLEPWLHKAAANLLDHLSDNESIDDIANYEIERFIDSVLDAADASAPQVARARVHTMQDFRVRKAIQLMKANVCERICFDDVARSVGLSRPHFFALFKEQTNLTPNVYWNTLRMEEAVRQLQWSQEPLISVACNLGFTTQGNFSRFFRDHVGVPPTLYREAARAIS from the coding sequence ATGACGGAAGCGATCAGGCTCTACTGGGGCCGGTTCGGACATGTTTCTGTCCTGAACGTCGCCAGCGACTTCGTCACCCATGCCCATGTCGAGGCGCATATCATCATCTGGCTGGAGGGCACGGCGGGCGAGATGACCATCGGCCGCGAGACGGTGCGGCTTGGACCCGGCACCGCTGCCGGCATCAATTCCTTCCAGCCGCACAGCCACGCTTTGTCCCGCGACGGCACGCCCGGCCTGTTCCTGGCTTTTTACATCGACCCGGACTGGGCGCGCCGGCGCCGTGACCTGCCTTCATCCGCGCCGCTGTTTTCAGCGCCGGCGATCACGCTGGAGCCCTGGCTGCACAAGGCGGCGGCCAACCTTCTCGACCATCTCAGCGACAATGAGAGCATCGACGACATCGCCAACTACGAGATCGAACGCTTCATCGACAGCGTGCTCGATGCCGCCGACGCCTCGGCGCCGCAAGTGGCACGCGCCCGTGTTCATACGATGCAGGACTTCCGCGTCCGCAAGGCGATCCAGCTGATGAAGGCCAATGTCTGCGAGCGCATCTGCTTCGACGATGTGGCGCGCAGCGTCGGCCTGTCGCGGCCGCATTTCTTCGCGCTGTTCAAGGAACAGACCAACCTCACGCCCAACGTCTACTGGAACACGCTGCGCATGGAGGAAGCGGTGCGGCAATTGCAATGGTCGCAAGAGCCGCTGATCTCGGTCGCCTGCAATCTCGGCTTCACCACGCAGGGCAATTTCTCGCGCTTCTTCCGCGACCATGTCGGCGTCCCGCCGACACTTTACCGCGAGGCGGCGCGGGCCATTTCCTGA